The following are from one region of the Planctomycetota bacterium genome:
- the efp gene encoding elongation factor P, whose product MQATNLRPGQGIKLDGKLFVVTGIEHRTPGNLRAFIQLKIKDVIKAQTLERRFKPSDDLEVIDLDRRPMEYLYSDNTGATFMDAENYEQMTISKEVLGDALLYMRPNSSAIVLMHDGNPILIELPPSVELVVKDCDPGVKNATVTSVMKEATMETGLKTRVPDFINQGETLRISTADGAYQSRA is encoded by the coding sequence ATGCAGGCGACCAACCTCCGCCCCGGTCAGGGCATCAAGCTGGACGGCAAACTGTTCGTCGTGACGGGCATCGAGCACCGCACGCCGGGCAACCTTCGCGCGTTCATTCAGCTCAAGATCAAGGACGTCATCAAGGCCCAGACCCTCGAGCGCCGCTTCAAGCCCTCCGACGATCTGGAGGTCATCGACCTCGACCGGCGCCCGATGGAGTACCTGTACTCCGACAACACCGGCGCCACCTTCATGGACGCCGAGAACTACGAGCAGATGACGATCTCGAAGGAGGTCCTCGGCGACGCGCTCCTCTACATGCGCCCGAACTCCTCGGCCATCGTCCTCATGCACGACGGCAATCCGATCCTGATCGAACTGCCCCCGTCGGTGGAGCTGGTCGTCAAGGACTGCGACCCGGGCGTCAAGAACGCGACCGTGACGAGCGTGATGAAGGAGGCCACGATGGAAACGGGCCTCAAGACCCGCGTGCCGGACTTCATCAACCAGGGCGAGACGCTCCGCATCTCCACGGCGGACGGCGCGTACCAGTCGCGCGCCTGA
- a CDS encoding MBL fold metallo-hydrolase — protein MHISRRQFVALSAATGVAVMGGRLHARPLAARRAAEFFAWRSAGTHALVALGRTGDDLSLVGGNSVVLTIKGETLLVDTKQAVIAPALRREMQPRAGTLVRVLNTHHHFDHAGGNGSFHADAPLMAHPKAAERIGASREAFLAQLDQKIGALEVSKVEGAQAAAADAKSFRDNLANLPGDALTPKEPWTPQTKLAVGGTPVTLLHYGPGHTDNDLVVHVPSENLLVTGDLVFNGLHPYFDVEGGATITGWLGALKRMRTLCNDKTVVVPGHGDVGGPAIIDTQIAYLNAVHRTVAKAIADGTPREDVVKMTLPDRDAYLLKFAQPFLWGGVFDELSRGKKDDAPKAPAGTPAGA, from the coding sequence ATGCACATCTCTCGCCGCCAGTTTGTCGCCCTGAGCGCCGCCACGGGCGTCGCGGTCATGGGAGGCCGGTTGCACGCACGCCCGCTCGCCGCCCGCCGGGCGGCCGAGTTCTTCGCCTGGCGTTCCGCGGGCACGCACGCGCTCGTCGCGCTCGGGCGTACGGGGGACGACCTGAGCCTGGTGGGCGGGAACAGCGTGGTGCTCACCATCAAGGGCGAGACGCTGCTCGTCGACACCAAGCAGGCGGTGATCGCCCCCGCGCTGCGGCGCGAGATGCAGCCCCGCGCGGGCACGCTCGTGCGCGTGCTGAACACGCATCACCACTTCGACCACGCCGGCGGGAACGGGTCGTTCCACGCCGACGCGCCGCTCATGGCGCACCCGAAGGCCGCGGAGCGCATCGGGGCATCGCGCGAGGCGTTCCTGGCGCAGCTCGATCAGAAGATCGGCGCGCTGGAGGTCAGCAAGGTCGAGGGCGCGCAGGCCGCCGCCGCCGACGCCAAGTCGTTCCGCGACAACCTCGCGAACCTCCCGGGCGACGCGCTCACGCCCAAGGAGCCCTGGACGCCGCAGACCAAGCTCGCCGTCGGCGGGACGCCGGTCACGCTGCTGCACTATGGCCCGGGGCACACCGACAACGACCTGGTCGTCCACGTGCCGTCGGAGAACCTGCTCGTCACCGGCGACCTGGTCTTCAACGGGCTGCACCCGTACTTCGACGTCGAGGGCGGCGCGACCATCACGGGCTGGCTGGGCGCGCTGAAGCGCATGCGCACGCTGTGCAACGACAAGACCGTCGTGGTGCCCGGGCACGGCGATGTCGGCGGCCCCGCCATCATCGACACGCAGATCGCGTACCTCAACGCCGTGCACCGCACGGTCGCCAAGGCCATCGCCGACGGCACGCCGCGCGAGGACGTCGTCAAGATGACCCTGCCCGACCGCGACGCCTATCTGCTGAAGTTCGCGCAGCCGTTCCTCTGGGGCGGGGTGTTCGACGAACTCAGCAGGGGCAAGAAGGACGACGCGCCCAAGGCTCCCGCGGGCACGCCCGCCGGCGCCTAG
- a CDS encoding MBL fold metallo-hydrolase: MLSRRTFVAGAIGVGAGAAFARQPGVPMTPVLPQRQPDRPTGGASPATFFEWKPIAPAARVAIGSGGNSLVVRGEGAGLLIDCKNAPYAETLRREATDFAGPLAGVINTHHHADHTGGNHAFTADIETIAHEKCTPRVLGQLNRYISQLKEVATQLEGRTGPAADRLREEAKALYLRANDLKAAQFAPRTGVGDRHTRTIAGVTVELEHFGPGHTDNDLVVRLPALNIVHTGDLLFYRSHPFIDRASGAGVRSWIGVIGKIAERCDDATVVVPGHGEVTNKAGLLSQREYFETLIAHVERLIAQGRSRKEIGESDPGAFAEYANARFRPMALQAIYDELQPEPAAPPK, encoded by the coding sequence ATGCTCTCACGAAGGACCTTTGTCGCCGGCGCCATCGGCGTGGGCGCCGGCGCCGCGTTCGCCCGCCAGCCGGGCGTCCCCATGACGCCGGTGCTCCCGCAGCGCCAGCCCGACAGGCCCACCGGCGGCGCATCGCCCGCCACGTTCTTCGAGTGGAAGCCCATCGCGCCGGCCGCGCGCGTCGCCATCGGCAGCGGCGGCAACTCCCTCGTCGTCCGGGGCGAGGGCGCCGGGCTGCTCATCGACTGCAAGAACGCGCCCTACGCCGAGACCCTGCGGCGCGAGGCCACCGACTTCGCCGGGCCCCTCGCGGGCGTCATCAACACGCACCACCACGCCGACCACACCGGCGGCAACCACGCCTTCACCGCCGACATCGAGACGATCGCGCACGAGAAGTGCACGCCGCGAGTCCTCGGGCAGCTCAACCGCTACATCTCGCAGCTGAAGGAAGTCGCCACGCAGCTCGAAGGACGCACCGGCCCCGCCGCCGACCGCCTGCGCGAGGAGGCCAAGGCGCTGTACCTGCGCGCCAACGACCTCAAGGCCGCCCAGTTCGCGCCGCGCACCGGCGTCGGCGACCGGCACACGCGCACCATCGCCGGCGTGACGGTGGAACTCGAGCACTTCGGCCCCGGGCACACCGACAACGACCTCGTCGTGCGGCTCCCCGCGCTCAACATCGTGCACACCGGCGACCTGCTCTTCTACCGGTCGCACCCGTTCATCGACCGCGCGTCGGGCGCCGGCGTCCGCTCGTGGATCGGCGTCATCGGCAAGATCGCCGAACGCTGCGACGACGCGACGGTGGTCGTGCCCGGGCACGGCGAGGTCACGAACAAGGCCGGCCTGCTCTCGCAGCGCGAGTACTTCGAAACGTTGATCGCGCACGTCGAGCGCCTCATCGCGCAGGGCAGGTCGCGCAAGGAGATCGGCGAATCCGACCCCGGCGCGTTCGCGGAGTACGCCAACGCGCGGTTCAGGCCGATGGCGCTGCAGGCGATCTACGACGAACTGCAGCCCGAGCCCGCCGCCCCGCCGAAGTAG
- a CDS encoding radical SAM protein, with amino-acid sequence MPVYTPPPESPNADVRDEGFLSAVVEGAARLTPAQGVEMLTRTPLAELGRLADARCRVVHGETVRTYVIDRNINYTNVCTAKCTFCAFRRDHDDADAYTLTADAILGKIAELERIGGTQILMQGGMNDRLPLEWYLDLLRAIKARFPRIHVHAFSPPEMVEFVHFFNPPGETFEAKVRWVLTRLRDAGLDSLPGGGGEIFADPVRRKIGLGKCDAESWLTVMYVAHTLGMFTSATMMFGHIEGHADRVHHMHLVRAWQDRALREAGGARGGVGHYTAFISWPFQRENTPLGRVRDWGRGEGEFEREFPGDVVARAFAWGAEPDVDYRALGPEAAEFGRRVRMAGASEYLRTQALSRLYLDNVYSIGASWVTMGPHVGQVALRYGANDMGSVMMEENVVSSAGTTYCLDEAVLCRLIREAGFVPAQRNNTYDVLRVHDGAESPDRRVTDWSAHRTRRLHIEAPKQGAASAPTQVTVSAKG; translated from the coding sequence ATGCCCGTCTACACCCCGCCCCCCGAGAGCCCGAACGCCGACGTGCGCGACGAGGGCTTTTTGAGCGCGGTGGTGGAAGGGGCGGCCCGGCTGACGCCCGCGCAGGGCGTGGAGATGCTGACTCGCACGCCGCTGGCGGAGCTGGGGCGGCTGGCGGACGCAAGATGCCGCGTGGTGCACGGCGAGACGGTGCGGACGTATGTTATCGACCGCAACATCAACTACACGAACGTGTGCACGGCGAAGTGCACGTTCTGTGCGTTCCGGCGCGACCACGACGACGCCGACGCGTACACGTTGACGGCCGATGCGATCCTCGGGAAGATCGCGGAACTGGAGCGGATCGGCGGCACGCAGATTCTGATGCAGGGCGGGATGAACGACCGCCTGCCGCTGGAGTGGTACCTCGACCTGCTGCGCGCGATCAAGGCGAGGTTTCCGAGGATCCATGTGCACGCGTTCAGCCCGCCCGAGATGGTCGAGTTCGTGCACTTCTTCAACCCGCCGGGCGAGACGTTCGAGGCGAAGGTGCGCTGGGTGCTGACGCGCCTGCGCGACGCGGGGCTGGACAGCCTGCCGGGGGGCGGGGGCGAGATCTTCGCGGACCCGGTGCGTCGGAAGATCGGGCTGGGCAAGTGCGACGCGGAGAGCTGGCTGACGGTGATGTACGTGGCGCACACGCTGGGGATGTTCACGAGCGCGACGATGATGTTCGGGCACATCGAGGGGCACGCCGACCGCGTGCACCACATGCACCTGGTGCGGGCGTGGCAGGACCGGGCGCTGCGCGAGGCCGGCGGAGCGCGGGGCGGGGTCGGGCACTACACGGCGTTCATCTCGTGGCCCTTCCAGCGGGAGAACACGCCGCTGGGCAGAGTGCGCGACTGGGGGCGGGGCGAGGGCGAGTTCGAGCGTGAGTTCCCCGGCGACGTGGTGGCGCGGGCGTTCGCGTGGGGCGCAGAGCCCGACGTGGACTATCGCGCGCTGGGCCCGGAGGCGGCGGAGTTCGGGCGACGCGTTCGGATGGCGGGGGCGAGCGAGTACCTGCGGACGCAGGCGCTCAGCCGCCTGTACCTCGACAACGTGTACTCGATCGGCGCGTCGTGGGTAACGATGGGCCCGCACGTGGGGCAGGTGGCGCTGCGGTACGGCGCGAACGACATGGGCAGCGTGATGATGGAAGAGAACGTGGTGAGCAGCGCGGGGACGACGTACTGCCTGGACGAGGCGGTGCTGTGCCGCCTGATCCGCGAGGCGGGCTTTGTGCCCGCGCAGCGGAACAACACGTACGACGTGCTGCGCGTGCACGACGGCGCGGAGTCGCCGGACCGGCGCGTTACGGATTGGTCGGCGCACCGCACGCGCCGCCTGCACATCGAGGCGCCCAAGCAGGGCGCCGCGAGCGCGCCGACGCAGGTGACCGTGAGCGCGAAGGGCTGA
- a CDS encoding tetratricopeptide repeat protein — MRPDQAFAAALEHANAGRVEQAERLLRSILQKSPAEPNANTLLAMIHGSRGEDERALFYISRAAAASPDPDTLFMHGNVLYLLRRHAEAAAVLGRALDQAPAHAQALDVYCKCRMTIGESDAAAAAFERAIAVEPHTPALYSSLAWTLCEVARPDDAAAVLHRGLRACPNNRDLVMFAACYLNFVETDPNMHRELHRRLASFDAPAGAGPRVPVDNPDPQRALRVAILSSDLRDHVCGTFLRPLVAHASGAGIELYLYAVVDQPDAWSAWFRERAAWRDVGALDAAALRAQCAHDRIDVLVECNGWTTGMRLAHLAAGAAPVQATYLGYPNTTGMPGIGWRLVDAATDPPGAEAHCTERLARLDGCFLCYMPHEGDPAPADRAPCEASGSVTFGSFNRAAKISARTVALWSRILARVPGSRLMLKSRVQSEALNRDIARRIASDGVDPGRIVFSPYAAAHADHMALYRDLDVALDCVPYNGTTTTCEALAMGVPVITLAGSVHRARVGASLLSAAGMPDLVAADDDAYVDLAASLGTDRARLAQTRARLRAGLPGSTLLDAAGYARRFEAAMRGMWRDACAQR; from the coding sequence ATGCGACCCGACCAGGCCTTTGCCGCAGCGCTCGAGCACGCGAACGCCGGGCGCGTGGAGCAGGCGGAGCGTCTGCTGCGCTCCATCCTCCAGAAGTCCCCGGCCGAGCCGAACGCGAACACGCTGCTCGCGATGATCCACGGCTCGCGCGGCGAGGACGAGCGGGCGCTCTTCTACATCAGCCGCGCCGCCGCCGCCAGCCCCGATCCCGACACGCTGTTCATGCACGGGAACGTGCTGTACCTGCTGCGCCGGCACGCCGAGGCCGCCGCCGTGCTCGGACGCGCGCTCGACCAGGCCCCCGCGCACGCGCAGGCCCTCGACGTGTACTGCAAATGCCGGATGACGATCGGCGAGTCCGACGCGGCCGCCGCGGCCTTCGAGCGTGCCATCGCCGTCGAGCCCCACACCCCCGCGCTCTACTCATCGCTCGCGTGGACGTTGTGCGAGGTCGCCCGCCCCGACGACGCCGCGGCGGTGCTGCACCGCGGGCTGCGCGCCTGCCCGAACAACCGCGACCTGGTGATGTTCGCCGCGTGCTATCTCAACTTCGTCGAGACCGATCCGAACATGCACCGCGAGCTGCACCGTCGCCTCGCGTCGTTCGATGCGCCCGCCGGTGCCGGGCCGCGCGTGCCGGTCGACAACCCCGACCCGCAGCGTGCGCTGCGCGTGGCGATCCTGTCGTCAGACCTGCGCGACCACGTGTGCGGCACCTTCCTGAGGCCGCTCGTCGCGCACGCGTCGGGCGCGGGCATCGAGCTATACCTGTACGCCGTGGTCGACCAGCCCGACGCCTGGAGCGCGTGGTTCCGCGAGCGGGCCGCCTGGCGCGACGTGGGGGCCTTGGACGCCGCCGCCCTGCGTGCGCAGTGCGCGCACGACCGCATCGACGTGCTGGTCGAGTGCAACGGTTGGACGACAGGCATGCGCCTGGCGCACCTCGCGGCGGGAGCGGCGCCGGTGCAGGCGACGTACCTGGGCTACCCGAACACCACCGGCATGCCCGGGATCGGCTGGCGCCTCGTCGATGCGGCGACCGACCCGCCGGGTGCCGAGGCGCACTGCACCGAGCGCCTCGCGCGCCTCGACGGGTGCTTTCTGTGCTACATGCCCCACGAGGGCGACCCCGCGCCCGCCGACCGCGCGCCGTGCGAGGCCAGCGGGAGCGTCACGTTCGGGTCGTTCAACCGGGCGGCGAAGATCAGCGCCCGCACCGTGGCCCTGTGGTCGCGCATCCTGGCCCGCGTGCCGGGGTCGCGCCTCATGCTCAAGAGCCGCGTGCAGTCCGAGGCGCTCAACCGCGACATCGCCCGGCGAATCGCGTCGGACGGCGTTGATCCCGGGCGCATCGTCTTCTCGCCCTACGCCGCCGCGCACGCCGACCACATGGCGCTGTACCGCGATCTCGACGTCGCGCTCGATTGCGTGCCCTACAACGGCACGACGACCACCTGCGAGGCGCTCGCCATGGGCGTGCCGGTCATCACGCTCGCGGGAAGCGTGCACCGTGCGCGCGTCGGCGCCTCGCTGCTCTCCGCCGCGGGGATGCCCGACCTCGTGGCCGCGGACGACGACGCGTACGTCGACCTCGCGGCCTCGCTGGGCACAGATCGCGCCCGCCTCGCCCAGACCCGCGCGCGCCTGCGAGCCGGGCTGCCCGGCTCGACGCTGCTCGACGCCGCCGGGTATGCCCGGCGGTTCGAGGCCGCGATGCGCGGCATGTGGCGCGACGCGTGCGCCCAGCGCTGA
- a CDS encoding tyrosine recombinase, whose product MGARIARHHDVPSPRPEDLPPALRKVRDRFLAYLRVECGLLPNSLAAYGWDVLLLLGDLGAHGGTSLDAATPRAVAQHLAGLKTRRLMGGASVTRHLASIRVFFRWCVATGALDRDPTEPLERPHRWKRLPDVLSPAQVRKLLHACAPGDDDDDAPALWQRDRVLLELLYSSGLRASEAAGAMDADVLDTLGVLRVTGKGNKQRLVPFGQPARDAIDAYRRDCRPRLLRPDGRDRGRLLLSATGRPLERVAVWQIVRRAAVRAGLRDVHPHTLRHSFATHLLIGGADLRVVQELLGHADIGTTQIYTHVDRSRLKSVHAKHHPRA is encoded by the coding sequence ATGGGCGCGCGCATCGCCAGACATCACGACGTCCCCTCGCCGCGGCCCGAGGACCTCCCGCCCGCCCTGCGGAAGGTCCGCGACCGCTTCCTGGCCTACCTCCGCGTGGAGTGCGGGCTGCTCCCCAACTCGCTCGCCGCGTACGGGTGGGACGTGCTGCTGCTCCTGGGCGACCTCGGTGCCCACGGGGGCACCTCGCTGGACGCCGCGACGCCCCGCGCGGTCGCGCAGCACCTCGCGGGCCTCAAGACCCGGCGGCTCATGGGGGGCGCCTCCGTCACGCGCCACCTGGCGTCCATCCGCGTCTTCTTCCGCTGGTGCGTCGCGACCGGCGCCCTGGACCGCGACCCCACCGAGCCCCTCGAGCGCCCCCACCGCTGGAAGCGCCTGCCCGATGTGCTCTCGCCCGCGCAGGTCCGCAAGCTCCTCCACGCGTGCGCGCCCGGAGACGACGACGACGACGCCCCGGCCCTCTGGCAGCGCGACCGCGTGCTGCTCGAACTCTTGTACAGCAGCGGGCTGCGCGCCAGCGAAGCGGCCGGCGCGATGGACGCCGACGTGCTCGACACGCTCGGCGTGCTGCGCGTGACGGGCAAGGGCAACAAGCAGCGCCTGGTGCCCTTCGGCCAGCCGGCACGCGACGCGATCGACGCGTACCGACGCGACTGCCGCCCGCGACTGCTTCGCCCCGACGGGCGCGATCGCGGGCGTCTCCTGCTCTCGGCGACCGGGCGACCCCTGGAACGCGTCGCGGTCTGGCAGATCGTGCGGCGTGCCGCGGTGCGGGCGGGGCTGCGCGACGTCCACCCCCACACGCTGCGCCACAGTTTCGCGACGCACCTGCTCATCGGCGGGGCGGACCTGCGCGTCGTGCAGGAACTGCTCGGGCACGCCGACATCGGCACCACGCAGATCTACACGCACGTCGACCGCTCGCGGCTGAAGAGCGTGCACGCGAAACACCACCCGCGGGCGTGA